A window from Carbonactinospora thermoautotrophica encodes these proteins:
- the ftsW gene encoding putative lipid II flippase FtsW, translated as MATEQLPVSRSKRLLDRPLTSYYLVLGAGLLLIALGLMMVFSASLYWAQEYTGSIWTIFVRQAQWAVVGFVGMAVAAHLPPQAYRAFAYPGLLVALVLLALVPIVGEDIKGNQNWLNLGAFRLQPSEFAKLALIVWGADLLTRKRKLLNQWKHLLVPLVPVAALLMLPVVLGRDAGTVVILMAILLGLLWITGAPLRLFAGLAACVGAGIWYLVTSAQHRAERFQTFLDPFAAPRRAGYQPIHGLFALGSGGLFGQGIGAGAQKWGYLPEAHTDFIFAVIGEELGLVGTLAVLALFATLGYAGLRIAGRTRDSFVRLAAGGITTWLMAQTVVNIGGVIGVLPVAGLPLPFVSYGGSALLTCMFALGMLLSFAKHEPGAQAALAARGLGLLPRTLSWLVPHRKKR; from the coding sequence GTGGCGACCGAGCAGCTTCCCGTGAGCCGGTCCAAGCGACTGCTGGACCGGCCGCTGACCTCGTACTACCTGGTGCTGGGCGCGGGCCTGCTGCTGATCGCCCTCGGGCTGATGATGGTGTTCTCCGCGTCCCTGTACTGGGCGCAGGAGTACACCGGCTCGATCTGGACGATCTTCGTCAGGCAGGCGCAGTGGGCGGTGGTGGGCTTCGTGGGCATGGCCGTCGCCGCCCACCTGCCGCCTCAGGCATACCGGGCGTTCGCGTACCCGGGCCTGCTCGTCGCGCTGGTCCTGCTGGCCCTGGTCCCGATCGTCGGCGAGGACATCAAGGGCAACCAGAACTGGCTCAACCTCGGCGCCTTCCGGCTGCAGCCCTCGGAGTTCGCCAAGCTGGCCCTGATCGTCTGGGGCGCGGACCTGCTGACCCGCAAGCGCAAGCTGCTCAACCAGTGGAAGCACCTGCTGGTGCCGCTGGTGCCGGTCGCGGCGCTGCTCATGCTCCCGGTCGTGCTCGGCAGGGACGCCGGCACCGTGGTGATCCTCATGGCGATCCTGCTCGGGCTGCTGTGGATCACCGGGGCGCCGCTGCGTCTGTTCGCCGGGCTCGCCGCCTGCGTGGGGGCCGGGATCTGGTACCTGGTCACCAGCGCGCAGCACCGGGCGGAGCGGTTCCAGACGTTCCTGGACCCGTTCGCGGCACCGCGACGCGCCGGGTACCAGCCCATCCACGGCCTGTTCGCGCTCGGCAGCGGCGGCCTGTTCGGGCAGGGCATCGGCGCCGGCGCCCAGAAGTGGGGCTACCTGCCCGAGGCGCACACCGACTTCATCTTCGCGGTGATCGGTGAGGAGCTCGGCCTGGTGGGCACCCTCGCGGTGCTCGCGCTATTCGCTACGCTCGGCTATGCCGGGCTGCGCATCGCCGGTCGTACCAGGGATTCCTTCGTGCGCTTGGCCGCGGGCGGCATCACCACGTGGCTGATGGCGCAGACGGTGGTCAACATCGGAGGAGTCATCGGAGTACTACCGGTCGCCGGCCTGCCGTTGCCGTTCGTCTCGTACGGAGGTTCCGCGCTGCTCACGTGTATGTTCGCGCTGGGCATGCTGCTGTCCTTCGCCAAGCACGAGCCGGGCGCGCAGGCGGCCCTGGCGGCGCGCGGTCTCGGTCTGCTTCCTCGCACCCTGTCCTGGCTCGTACCTCACCGGAAGAAGCGGTGA
- the murG gene encoding undecaprenyldiphospho-muramoylpentapeptide beta-N-acetylglucosaminyltransferase produces MHVVLAGGGTAGHIEPAMALADALRRHDPRIGITALGTSRGLETRLVPERGYHLELIPAVPLPRKPTADLLTVPGRLAGTVRQTAEILDKVKADAVVGFGGYVALPAYLAARRRGIPMIVHEANARPGLANRVGARLTPYVAVSTPDSKLPHARYVGIPLRRSIATLDRGAKRAEARAFFELEPDRPTLLIFGGSQGARRLNEVAAATAVDILRAGIQVLHAIGPNNELRLDLPDGLPPYRIVPYLDRMDLAYAAADAALCRAGAMTCAELAAVGLPACFVPLPIGNGEQKLNAQPLVRAGGGLLVDDAELTPDWLRRNLIPLLTDAERLAAMGKAAAEFGRRDADEELVRMVLEAAGKVVEGETR; encoded by the coding sequence ATGCACGTGGTCCTCGCCGGCGGCGGTACCGCCGGCCACATCGAACCCGCCATGGCGCTGGCCGACGCGTTGCGGCGCCACGACCCGCGGATCGGCATCACGGCGCTCGGCACCAGCCGGGGCCTGGAGACCCGGCTGGTCCCGGAACGCGGCTACCACCTGGAGCTGATCCCGGCCGTGCCGCTGCCGCGCAAGCCGACCGCCGACCTGCTGACCGTGCCCGGCCGGCTCGCCGGCACGGTCCGGCAGACCGCGGAGATCCTCGACAAGGTGAAGGCCGACGCGGTGGTCGGCTTCGGCGGGTACGTCGCCCTCCCGGCGTACCTGGCGGCGCGTCGGCGCGGCATCCCGATGATCGTGCACGAGGCCAACGCGCGTCCCGGCCTCGCCAACCGGGTGGGCGCCCGGCTCACCCCGTACGTCGCGGTCAGCACGCCGGACTCCAAGCTGCCGCACGCCCGCTACGTGGGCATCCCGTTGCGCCGCTCCATCGCCACGCTCGACCGGGGGGCGAAGCGTGCCGAGGCGCGCGCCTTCTTCGAGCTGGAGCCGGACCGGCCGACCCTGCTGATCTTCGGCGGGTCCCAGGGCGCGCGCCGGCTCAACGAGGTGGCCGCCGCGACCGCCGTGGACATCCTGCGCGCCGGCATCCAGGTGCTGCACGCGATCGGGCCCAACAACGAGCTGCGCCTGGACCTGCCGGACGGCCTGCCGCCGTACCGCATCGTCCCGTACCTGGACCGGATGGACCTGGCGTACGCGGCGGCCGACGCGGCCCTGTGCCGGGCCGGCGCGATGACGTGCGCGGAACTGGCCGCGGTCGGGCTGCCCGCCTGTTTCGTGCCGCTGCCGATCGGCAACGGCGAGCAGAAGCTCAACGCCCAGCCGCTGGTGCGCGCGGGCGGCGGCCTGCTCGTGGACGACGCCGAGTTGACCCCGGACTGGCTCCGGCGGAATCTGATCCCGCTGCTCACCGACGCCGAGCGCCTGGCCGCCATGGGCAAGGCCGCGGCCGAGTTCGGGCGACGCGACGCGGACGAGGAACTGGTCCGCATGGTCTTGGAGGCTGCGGGAAAAGTCGTTGAGGGAGAGACGCGATGA
- the murC gene encoding UDP-N-acetylmuramate--L-alanine ligase encodes MVPAPAQTVPAEKLGRVHFIGIGGVGMSSIARIFLARGIPTSGSELKETRTVEALRALGAKVYIGHAPEHLDGVDTVVVSTAIRESNIELIEARRRDLLILPRAAALASLMEGRRAVAVAGTHGKTTTTSMLTVALQHCGADPSFSIGGQLNESGTNAHDGSGEIFVAEADESDGSFLLYSPFAAIVTNVEPDHLDHYGSPEAVDKAFMAFADQIKPGGFLVTCADDPGARRLAESARSRGIDVRTYGESAGADFQVVDVTVRETGSTFRVVRGEEELARISLQIPGRHNALNATAAFATALGLGFDPRRIAAGLAAFTGARRRFEFKGVARGVRVYDDYGHHPTELVATIEAARNMVRDGRLIVCFQPHRYTRTAAFCKEFGQALGLADVVVVMEVYSAGEDPIPGATGAGVAAHVPLPPDRVVFEPSWSAVAGRLAELARPGDLVLTLGAGDVTMIGPELLQALACEAKPG; translated from the coding sequence ATGGTTCCGGCCCCTGCCCAGACAGTGCCCGCCGAGAAACTCGGTCGGGTACATTTCATCGGGATCGGCGGGGTCGGGATGTCCAGCATCGCCCGGATCTTCCTGGCCCGTGGCATCCCCACCTCGGGCAGCGAGCTGAAGGAGACCCGCACGGTCGAGGCGCTGCGCGCGCTCGGCGCGAAGGTGTACATCGGGCACGCGCCCGAGCACCTGGACGGCGTCGACACCGTGGTCGTCTCCACGGCGATCCGCGAGAGCAACATCGAGCTGATCGAGGCGCGCCGGCGCGACCTGCTGATACTGCCCCGGGCGGCGGCCCTCGCCTCCCTGATGGAGGGCCGCCGGGCGGTGGCGGTGGCCGGCACGCACGGCAAGACCACCACCACCTCCATGCTCACGGTCGCGTTGCAGCACTGCGGCGCCGACCCGTCGTTCTCGATCGGGGGCCAGCTCAACGAGTCCGGCACGAACGCGCACGACGGCTCCGGTGAGATCTTCGTCGCCGAGGCCGACGAGTCGGACGGGTCGTTCCTGCTGTACTCCCCGTTCGCGGCGATCGTCACCAACGTCGAGCCCGACCACCTGGACCACTACGGCAGCCCTGAGGCGGTGGACAAGGCGTTCATGGCGTTCGCCGACCAGATCAAGCCGGGCGGGTTCCTGGTCACGTGCGCGGACGACCCGGGCGCCCGGCGGCTGGCGGAGTCGGCGCGTTCCCGCGGCATCGACGTGCGCACGTACGGGGAGTCCGCGGGCGCGGACTTCCAGGTGGTGGACGTGACCGTCCGCGAGACCGGCTCCACCTTCCGGGTGGTGCGCGGGGAGGAGGAGCTGGCCCGGATCTCGCTGCAGATCCCGGGCCGGCACAACGCCCTGAACGCCACCGCGGCCTTCGCGACCGCGCTCGGCCTGGGCTTCGACCCGCGGCGGATCGCGGCCGGGCTCGCGGCCTTCACCGGCGCCCGGCGGCGGTTCGAGTTCAAGGGCGTCGCCCGTGGCGTCCGGGTGTACGACGACTACGGCCACCACCCCACGGAGCTGGTCGCCACCATCGAGGCGGCCCGCAACATGGTGCGCGACGGCCGGCTCATCGTGTGCTTTCAGCCCCACCGGTACACCCGCACCGCGGCCTTCTGCAAGGAGTTCGGCCAGGCCCTCGGGCTGGCGGACGTGGTCGTGGTGATGGAGGTGTACAGCGCGGGCGAGGACCCGATCCCGGGCGCGACCGGCGCGGGCGTAGCGGCGCACGTGCCGCTGCCGCCGGACCGGGTCGTGTTCGAGCCGTCCTGGTCCGCGGTGGCCGGGCGGCTGGCCGAGCTGGCCCGACCGGGCGACCTGGTGCTCACGCTGGGCGCCGGCGACGTGACGATGATCGGGCCGGAGCTGTTGCAGGCGCTGGCGTGCGAGGCGAAGCCGGGGTGA
- a CDS encoding cell division protein FtsQ/DivIB, with protein sequence MRGEAGVMAERSSGASTVSRTSRERFAARNRARRWLALRPALIGLGLLALLGALAWVVYVSPALAARRIEVVGTRRVSAEEVRRLAEPELGRPLARADVRGVERRVGRLRPVAAVHVVRAWPHTLRVQVTERQVAAVVPDGDRYALVDRAGVRFGEVSTVPPGVPVIQAAAGQQDAAALRGALDILAALPPSILRQVRSVRANTPDDVVLRLSGDVTVRWGSAERSADKATVLAALLRQKGTVYDVSAPDAPAVRRD encoded by the coding sequence GTGCGAGGCGAAGCCGGGGTGATGGCCGAGCGGTCCTCGGGGGCTTCCACGGTCTCCCGGACCTCCCGCGAGCGGTTCGCCGCGCGCAACCGGGCGCGGCGCTGGCTGGCGTTGCGCCCGGCGCTGATCGGACTGGGCTTGCTCGCGCTGCTCGGCGCGCTGGCCTGGGTGGTGTACGTCTCCCCGGCCCTCGCCGCGCGGCGCATCGAGGTGGTGGGCACCCGCCGAGTGAGCGCCGAGGAGGTGCGCCGGCTCGCCGAACCGGAGCTGGGCCGGCCGCTCGCCCGGGCTGACGTGCGCGGCGTCGAGCGACGGGTCGGGCGGCTGCGTCCGGTGGCCGCGGTCCACGTGGTGCGCGCCTGGCCGCACACGCTGCGCGTCCAGGTGACCGAGCGCCAGGTGGCGGCGGTGGTGCCGGACGGTGACCGGTACGCGCTGGTGGACCGCGCCGGGGTCAGGTTCGGCGAGGTGTCCACGGTCCCGCCCGGGGTGCCGGTCATCCAGGCCGCCGCGGGGCAGCAGGACGCCGCGGCCCTGCGCGGCGCCCTGGACATCCTCGCGGCGCTGCCCCCATCGATCCTGCGCCAGGTGCGGTCCGTCCGGGCTAACACGCCGGACGACGTGGTGCTACGGCTCTCTGGCGACGTTACGGTGCGCTGGGGCAGCGCCGAACGGTCCGCGGACAAGGCGACCGTGCTGGCCGCCCTGCTCCGGCAGAAGGGCACGGTGTACGACGTGAGCGCACCCGACGCGCCCGCGGTCCGGCGGGACTGA
- the ftsZ gene encoding cell division protein FtsZ, translating into MAAPQNYLAVIKVVGIGGGGVNAINRMIEVGLKGVEFIAINTDAQALLMSDADVKLDVGRELTRGLGAGANPEVGRKAAEDHRDEIEEVLKGADMVFVTAGEGGGTGTGGAPVVANIARSLGALTIGVVTRPFSFEGRRRAMQAEQGIAALREEVDTLIVIPNDRLLSISDRQVSVLDAFKQADQVLLSGVQGITDLITTPGLINLDFADVKSVMSEAGSALMGIGSARGEDRAVAAAEMAISSPLLEASIDGARGVLLSISGGSDLGLFEINEAAQLVSEAAHPEANIIFGAVIDDALGDEVRVTVIAAGFDGGEPAKRREPLRRGGEAESTTSVVEGLRGADRLDHLRPLDSPPLRPSRALGEEPADELDVPDFLK; encoded by the coding sequence GTGGCAGCACCACAGAACTACCTCGCGGTCATCAAGGTCGTCGGTATCGGTGGTGGTGGCGTCAACGCCATCAACCGGATGATTGAGGTGGGGCTCAAGGGCGTCGAGTTCATCGCCATCAACACCGACGCCCAGGCCCTCCTGATGAGCGACGCCGACGTCAAGCTGGACGTCGGCCGTGAGCTCACGCGGGGGCTGGGGGCGGGGGCGAACCCCGAGGTCGGGCGCAAGGCGGCCGAGGACCACCGCGACGAGATCGAGGAGGTCCTCAAGGGCGCGGACATGGTGTTCGTGACCGCCGGCGAGGGCGGCGGTACCGGCACCGGCGGCGCGCCCGTGGTCGCCAACATCGCCCGCTCCCTCGGCGCGCTTACGATCGGCGTGGTCACCCGGCCGTTCTCCTTCGAGGGCCGCCGGCGCGCGATGCAGGCCGAGCAGGGCATTGCGGCGCTGCGCGAGGAGGTCGACACGCTGATCGTCATCCCCAACGACCGGCTGCTGTCGATCTCCGACCGCCAGGTCAGCGTGCTCGACGCGTTCAAGCAGGCCGACCAGGTGCTGCTGTCCGGTGTCCAGGGGATCACCGACCTCATCACCACGCCCGGGCTGATCAACCTGGACTTCGCCGACGTGAAGTCGGTCATGTCGGAAGCGGGTTCCGCGCTCATGGGGATCGGCTCGGCGCGCGGCGAGGACCGGGCGGTGGCCGCGGCGGAGATGGCCATTTCCTCGCCGCTGCTGGAGGCCTCGATCGACGGTGCCCGTGGCGTGTTGCTGTCCATCTCCGGCGGGTCCGACCTGGGGCTTTTCGAGATCAACGAGGCCGCCCAGCTGGTGTCTGAGGCCGCGCACCCGGAGGCGAACATCATCTTCGGCGCGGTGATCGACGACGCGCTCGGCGACGAGGTGCGGGTCACCGTGATCGCGGCCGGCTTCGACGGCGGCGAGCCCGCCAAGCGCCGCGAGCCGCTGCGCCGGGGCGGGGAGGCTGAGTCCACCACGAGCGTGGTGGAGGGGCTTCGCGGTGCCGACCGTCTGGACCACCTC